The genomic segment AGTCAAAAAAAAACAATCGTTGTTGAACTTTAAAATCTTAGATCACGATTCTCTCCCAAAACCGTCGACATCCGCGCACACCTCTTCCACGCGTCTCCGTCGGGTCGCCCGTGTAGCTTCCATCGTCGCCTctcaaattaaattttaagtAAGTGTAAATAAAAGGTAAAAAATAAAGTACATTCCACTCCCTTTTGTTGAATAATCACTTCCAACGCTCCCGATTTTCACATTTTCCCTGCCGCGTCCCTCACAATTTCTCTTGAAAAGAAATTTTTATCGAAACTCTACAGTTCAGTCACCAAACGGGCAAGAAATTTTATGTGGTTCTGTTCTTTTTCATCATCGTTTTGATTTTCTTTGCTTGATTACTGTGGCTTATAAACCCTGATCttgttgatttaattaatgTTCAATTTTGATTATTGGTTGTTGGGTTTTTTCTTTTGCCAATTAAAGTAGGATTCTTGGTAGGAAACTCAAGGATTTACTATTGATAACAAATCGATGATGAGGGACGATTTCATGGATCTTGATCTGAACCAACAGTTGCAGGAATAACCATTGCGTTAGTTCTCGTCGATAAATGAACCGGAAACTTGTAATAGCCAAATAGGGCCATAGAATTCGTTTTCTGGAGGCTGTGACCGGTCGTGCCATTCAACGGCGCCGGCATGAGCAGCAACCAGGCGATCATGATACCCGAACAGATCAGATACCCACTACTCGATTTGTGTGAAAGAATTTAATCAATTGGGATTTAGATATTGACACTGCTTATGCTTTCTTAATTCCAATCTTCCATTTGTTTATACATATAATATCCGTTTATCGAAATACAAGCAGCTTCTAGCGATAGAGAAGAAAATAAATGAAAACAAGTTCATTTCTTTGCATTGTTTGGGCATTTTATCGTTCGAGTAAATAATTGTTATGGAGGAAAATGTGCCAGTTTCTGGGTATGTCGAATTTATTTAGAACTTATCAATGTTTTCTGATGTTTTATCTacgaattttttatttaactaTATATTTGGCTTCTAAGCATTTATATAGTTTTAGTATGTACCATAAAATTTATCTTCAAATAAGAAGATAGGGCACTGCTGCTTGTTGCTTGACTTCTAAAGATTTtccctttttatttttttaaaattttagtttgaTGTGTTTTTAGGTGAAAAGATTGATTATTTCATTCAGTAACAGATGGGAGAGCTTAACATTGAAAACCATGCTAGGTACATTTTATCAGTTGAAAAGGTATGCCTTATTTTCAATATCTTATGAACGGCATGCTTAATGTCTGAATATTATTGTGGTATTAAAATTGCTGATGGTACCCTGTGTTttgttttataaaatatatggtTCTTATTAGCTTTCTGAAGAGTATATTATGAAAGTCTGCTGTTATATTATTACAATGTATACCAATTTctaacatattttttttgaagtttCCAATTTTATTTTGGTCATGCTTACTGATTTGCAAGATAGCAAGCTATTAGGCACTGTTGAGCCTTTTTTAAAGCCACTTCTGCCTAGGTGGAGGACCGGTCAACTGTTGTTCATACAAAGAATAGATACATTGATGGGGACAACTTTGAAAATAGCTAGACCCTGATATAAGCCTCCCCCATTTCTCATTCAATCTTTTGTGAAGAATTTAGAACAGAATACATTAAATCTAAGCATTCTTAGTTGTTTCTGAATGAAGCGGATAAAAAAAGGAAGAAGCTTTAGGGATTGGTAACTGGTGAAATTCATGTGGCTGTCAGCCAGAAACTTGTTCCTGAAGAAGATGCAAATTTTGAGCTTCAAAACATTGACATACGGTACAAGGAAGATTTTAAAAGTGATCAGCATATTGGAAGATTCCTTGCATGCCCATTTTACGTATAATTGAGCTTTGATTAAGCTTGAGCTCCACGTGTAAAATCTGATGTTGAGCTTGAACTTGGCTGGTATTATATGCAGCCTTAATCAGGGTATTTACCCAAAGTTATTTCACAGTGTTTGAGGGTAAAGATGTTGCTTTTGTAAATGGTTTGTAGGTTTACATAGGTTAAGCTTTTGTCTTTATGCTGTTAACCGTTTACTAGACATTAGTCTTTAATTAGTTTCTTGTTTCGGGAAATAAATTGCATTTAAGAACACAATGCTCGTCATTATGTTGTGATatttactgttgttttgattgTCTGGCACCCATTATCACCAGAAAAAGGATAGCTTTGAGTCCGTGGTAATGGAGCACCTAAGACTAAATGGTGCTTATTGGGGATTGGCCGCTCTTGATATAATGGGGAAGTTGGATGCAGTTGATCAAGATGAGGTTGTATCATGGATTAGGCAGTGCCAAGATGAATCTGGTTAGTGGTACAGCATTATGTCATACCACTATAAGTTTAATTTTGTTTTACAAACAGGTAGAGACAAGTCAAATAAATTCAGcagggaaattttttttttaaaatattgactGTTCTTTATACCTCCTTAGATATGATTATTATCCTAAAATTATGCTCGTCAATCACATATAAACACATGGATGCATATCGGTTTGAACGGCCATGCATAAGATCATCTAACTATCTGGACTCAAAACTGGATGTCATACTAAAGGACAGGCAGAGTGCATAGCAACATGCTCCACATGTTTTAGATACATACATAATGTATACATAATGTACATAATCTAAAATGATGCTCATCAATCAcatataaaaacatatggaTGCATCTCGATTTGAACAGCCATACATAAGATCATCTAACGATCTGGAACTCAAGATTGTATGTCGTACTATAGGACATAAAGAGGGACTTCAGAATCAAGCCCCCATTTTGAAAGTCTCAACATCCACTCAAGCCATTCAACATGTTGAGCTGCCATATGGTAAGACACTCAGTATGTCCATTAGGATGGCATCCAGTTTTGAGTTCCAGGTTGTTAGAtcttatgtatgtatgtaagaCATGTTGAGCATGTGGCTATGCACCCTCTGTAAACACATATTGATGCATatgcatatttttttaaaacaggTAGAGACAAGTCAAATTCAGTGGGtaaattgttttatttttaaaaaactttggCTGCTCTTTCTTCCTCCTTATATATGATTATTAATTTAAGGGCTCGTAACGTTTGTAGTTCTATGCAGGGGGTTTTGGTGGTAACATTGGACATGACCCTCATATATTGTACACCCTAAGTGCTATTCAGGTTTTGGCTCTATTTGACAAGATAGATGTTCTTGACGCCGAGAAGGTCTCTAACTGTATCCTTCAAATCTGAGCTTTCGGTTTTACAATATTTCTTGAGGACTACCTCGTTGATCGCTACCTTTCTTTTGCTAATTCCCGTTATGATTAACACACATGATAGCTGTTATCTTTTTGAAGAATGTGGGAGGCACCCTCTTGGTGCTCATTACATGAAATCTTAATCTTTCATTAATAAAGATGATTCTTAAGGTTGAGTATTGGCTTTATAAGTAAAACAATGTTCTCACTTCTCTGTAACCTTTATCTGCTAATGATGATTTTTTCAAAAGATATCGTCCTCACAAATGCATAGAGATAACTTGCATTTGATAGTTATACAACTGATCTTTGTCAGTTATATGGCTTTATTAATTGCAGGATCTGAGCTTGGGTTGAGAATACGGTTTGCTGCACCTTGTGTTGTAGATAGTTGACATATACCATAAATAATTGTGCCAGTTATGATGTTGCCTCATATGTCAAACATGTTTGCTTAGTGCTACTGTTTGCCATTTTGCATATTGTCTGAGCATCATGAACTCTTGTTAATGCCAATTAATATCTCACACTTCATCGATGTATCAATACTGCGACTCAAAAGCCAGGAGAGGGCGATAAAAATTTGCAAGCTTTGAGTGTGTTTTGTTGTTGTTCTGAGTGTCAAGTTCTGCCTTTTATACTCAATATAATACACAAGAACAGAATCAGTGAGTTCAGAGTATAGACTTACATTTGTAAGGTAGATATCGCTGGCCTACAAAATGAGGATGGATCCTTTTCTGGAGACATGTGGGGAGAAGTTGATACAAGGTATACCTTTTCTTTCTACCTATCTGTTGATGCTTTTGTACATTTTATTCCCTTCTCGTTCAttatattcttttatttctaGCACTTCTAAGTTGTGTGATATGATAATTAGGTTTACGTTTGGTGTTGATACATTATATACACGATGGAATACAAAAACAAGCTAACATTTTCTTTAGGTTTTCTTATATTGCTCTATGTTCTCTCGCATTATTACATCGACTGGACAAAATCAATGTGGAAGCAGCTGTAAAGTACATTGTAAGTTGCAAGAATTTGGATGGTGGATTTGGATGCACACCTGGAGCGGAATCCCATGCAGGGCAAAGTATGTTCATGTCTTGAGTGGTTACATTTACATGTGATCAGTTCTGGTTGTTAAGTAAATATATGCATATTTGGGCCATTTTCAGTTTTTACCTCATGACTTTGGAATATGTGTGCTTAGGACTTCATTTGAATTAACCGAGTAAGTTGATAGCTTAAATTAGAAGTATTTTAGAATGGAAAAGTAAATGAAATAGTGATTTTGATTTTCCAAGTGCTAAATCCAATCTTTAATGGAATGCAAAGTTATTTTTCCCTGGATTTCGTGGTGCACCAAGCTCCGCTCCCTGACATAGCTGATAAGGCAACTTCTTCAAAACTCTCGATGAGCACTTAATCATACCATTATAGCCTTTACAAATTGACTGCCTCCAATGGGCGACTCAGCTCATCTATAGTTATTTACATCTTTGGCCTGAAGTCGTATGCTCGTATTTCAATTGTGGATAGAATTTCTTTGATGGCTTGACCAGATGATAAAGGTTTAGTTCTGGTGTTTTACAAATTATTTTACTGAAAATTCATGTTAattaacccataaagtatttGTGAAGCTAAGATTTCTATTCATTTGAAATGACACCGAGCGAGGCTGTTCATAATAATTGTTTGTACCAGACAGTTGTGGAGCCTGAGTTGTCATATCAGCTGTTTGTCACTAATTGGTAGAACCTAACTTCCTATTTGATTGGAGAGAAAAGAACTGAGAAGTCATCTTCCTATTCAAGTGTTTGGCTAAAAACAAGTAACTAGAATATGACGGTGTTTCACTTTTCTTTTGTGTGGCTTAGTCGAGAAAAACGGGAGAGGGGTGATAGTTGTTTTGTGTCATGCCATTGAACGCAATTGCAGTTTTCTGTTGCGTGGGAGCTCTTGCAATTACTGGTGCTCTACATCATATCGACAAGGACCTGCTTGGATGGTGGTTGTGTGAGAGACAAGTAATATCTGGAGGTCTAAATGGGCGTCCTGAGAAGCTTCCTGATGTGAGTTACCGTTTCCATTTTGTATTCTTAATCTTAGTTGAGGACTACTACATTGAGAAAAAATGAATTTTTCAATTTCTTTTACCCTTATTCTCAACCCAGGTCTGCTATTCATGGTGGGTCCTTTCTAGCTTAATCATGATCGATAGAGTTCACTGGATTGACAAGAAAAAGCTTGTCCAGTTCATTTTGGACTGTCAGGTTTGTTTCGATTCTGACAAAGCAGTTCCAATTTGAAATTTCTTTTGATAGGAACATACTGGTAAGGATTTTCAATTGCCTTTGCCTTTAATTATATAGGATAAAGAGAACGGAGGAATTTCAGATAGGCCAGATGATGCTGTCGACGTCTTCCATACCTACTTTGGGGTTGCTGGTAAGACTTGCATCATTTTACCCTTCAATGTAATGCACATAAACTGATGAGAACTCTGGTTAAAGTCTTGATTTGTCTCTGGACTCAACTTCCGAAGAGGTTTGCAAtgtatttcaaatatttcttctaaAAACCTTGCATTTTGTAACATGGCCCGAGTTTTAAATTCGATGGTTCTCGTTTGTAAGAAGTTTTTACATAATTTAACTTCTAGATGAAACTCCGTGAACATAAACGTGGCATCCTTTTCACATTCTTGAACATTTCTTGTATGGTGACTGCTGCAGGTCTCTCACTTCTTGAATACCCAGGATTGAAACCTATAGATCCTGCTTATGCATTGCCTGTCGATGTCGTCAACAGAGTTTTCCTTCACAGATAAACAAAGCAAATGCTTCATTTTCTTATTTGCCATTTTACTGGATCCACTGAATTTCAGACATATATTGTGATATGGTAATAAATTAAtaccttttattattattaacttTTTTTTTGTACTCAGAAATCTACAAGCTGCTGGAATTTGTGGAAAATATAGTTAGTGTCAATCAAATAACAATGTTGTATCTATATTTAAAAAAACCTTTTAGTTGGCATAGACGTCATGTAAGCTGTAAAAACCATGTATCTGGACACAGTCTGCATTTGTTGAGGTTGATCGCGACTCTTAACATCGACGATTTGATTCATGAACCGATGGTTCCTGTTTTTGATAAACTGTGGAACTGGAATCAAACTTGTTAAGAGAGGTTTGGTTTACGATGATTTTCATTTGGTTATGGTTTAAACAGATGTGGTTGAGATTATTCTTTTGAATTTGTAACTATCCAGGAAAAAAACAACGATGTTTCAATTTGTTAGTTAATCAATCTATTTAGATTCGATCATATaatagtaatattttttttatagaagttaaattttatttacataaataaagtagttctaatatataaattaagttGTCTATACATACTTCAAATTCGAAACCTAAAAATTTAGTTTGATATGCAGTCAAGGTTCCAAAGGAATCATGTTCGGGTCTTTGGTTTCCCTTAACTTTAAGCATCGAAGGAGCTCTACAAAGAAAACTCTGAGGACTCTCAGGTTGCAAGATTATCTAATGGGAAAGAAAACTCTGAGGACTCTCAGGTTGCAAGATTATCTAATGGGAAACACGCTGAAAGTGATCTCCTTGTCTATAACCTACACCATTGGGCCATTGGCCTCAAGTTAATCTGTCTTGCTTCTCCATCAACTTCTTTACCCATTCCATGTTGGACAGGATACATCATTTATATTATGCTTACATGGGAATTAAAAGTTCATACAGGCAAGTTTGAGATTATATCATAACCATTAAGTAAGCGTATAAGATTCTATATTATCCATAGCTTATGAAGAAAATGTTCATTCATTATAGCAAGTTGcaccaacttttttttttattatttcaacCACAGTGATGGGGTCTTTATCGCAGTCTCAACGTTAAGAAACATGAAATACATATGGATCATAGGCACGCTCGATGACAATGGATAAGGTATGGATCAGATTTCAGACATCCATCCTCATAttcatttattaaattcatcccCATACCCATCCCTATACCCATTGGGTATTGAATTTCATCATCATCCCCATACTCATCGGATTATCGGATACCCATACCCTACCCAAATATCCTATTATCATATACAAttgttttttttcaaatttaattgttTCAATGAaattatgaatatttaaaaaattatttaaatgaaccatatgaaaaattattaatgataaaaatttacaaaataaattttataaaaaaataacaaaatattaaaaataatttatattagtTGAATAAAAGTACGcaattcaacaaaaataaaatatttttcaatttttgaaaTCAAACATAGAATAAACTTACTAATGGAGAAGATGAAAAATTGAATGAAAATAAAAGAACGATAAAACCTTGAAACGTAAAAATGAAAgcgaaaaagaaaataaaaaatatcgaTCTACTTGAATTTGAGAAGataaatctttaatataaataaatattaatatagatatatatatatatatatttatatttaatttaaacggGTATTCGGGTCGGATGTAGATCGGATTATATCACACCCGCCTCCATACCCAAACCCGAAAATTCCCATACCCGATTACCCAATTATTTAATCGAGTCTAAAAATCCCTCCATTCCCTCTTATATTCGGGTCGATATCGGATCTTTCAACGGGTTCGGAGGAAATTGCCATCCCTAGGTACGCAATACATTCATCATTCAATTGACGCAATAATGGTCTTCCCGTAGGTAGCAGGAAGAAACACGAGTAccacaaaaaataaaatcgCAACTCTTTCCCGGCAAAAAATAATACATCCAGTTTTACAGCCCGAGGAAGATTCCAATTCTATGCACAGAGATCAAAACATCCCAAAACTTGGACCGACCAATGGGGAGAAAATATATCGACACAACACAACCATGCCCAAAGACAAATGTCAGGACAGGAGTCCGAACCAAAAGAATTCAAAATACAACCACCAATTATTTATCCAGACCGACGCACAAACACACCTCATGATTCATCTACACCCCACTTTTATACCAAACAGAGGGGCTTATAATTAACATTCCTCAAGTTGACACGGCACTTCATAAAAATGGTACATCTAGTACCTAGCATCTTCTCATAGAGAAGGGCTAAATTCACCTATTGGGGTATTATGAGAACTCACTCGTTAAAGTGTTGACGAGAACCTGAGTTCCCTACATTGTATGGCCACCTTGGTtttcaagaaatttggcatAAGGCGGAACTATAATGACTGCACAAACAATCTGACACTACCAAAGACCTGAAGCGGCTCCTGGTTTATCATAACCATTATTGGACTAACCAAAAGAATCAGGTGGAACTTGACCTTGATCAAATCAAcaaccatcaagaaaacaaaaaattaagAAGCAGCAGCAGTTGCTTCTGCCGCCTTAgccaatttttctttttcaatttcCATTTTTCTCTGTTCAGCATGCTGGGCAATACCATTTGCTAGTGCCTGATAATGGAAATCGAGCGTCTGTGTGAGGCTCTGGAACCTTAATGGATCAGATGCTTGCAAAACtacacaattaaataaaacaggGATAAGAAAACAATGTAAAAAATATAACAAGACATCATCTTAATGCATTCCAGGCTAGAACAAGACAAAAGGCTAGAGATTCACCTTTGATAGTGTCCACAAAGAAAACAAAAGGGTCGACATCATCAATAGGTGATTGCAACTCCTCATCATCACTGAAATCGTCATCTGAATCTTCATCATCAGATTCAGTAGTACGGAAAGCCTTGGCCTGTATTCCAAAGAGACGGgccataaatatataattttaaaatatgcaTCAGAAAAAATAACAGATACAAGGAATTTATAATGATCAAAGATGATCTTCAGTACATATCTAGCCTCCCTCATAAATGAAGGCTGAACATGTTGCTGTTTTATGCCAGGGAAAATATAAGTGCATGAAGAAGCCAAGGTTATTACAATTTTAAAATCAAAGAGAACAAAAACCCAATCAAATTTAAGTAATGTAGCCAAATTGAAGTCGAACAAAAAGAATTTTGAAGTAGCTTTCAAGTTCttcacaaaaaataaaaatgaagggaTTATCATGCCACTGCTTTATTTACAGATCCCATTGTGAAAAATCTTCACAGCTAATTTTTAAGCTTTAAGAATTG from the Primulina eburnea isolate SZY01 chromosome 3, ASM2296580v1, whole genome shotgun sequence genome contains:
- the LOC140827742 gene encoding geranylgeranyl transferase type-2 subunit beta 1-like isoform X1, producing the protein MGELNIENHARYILSVEKKKDSFESVVMEHLRLNGAYWGLAALDIMGKLDAVDQDEVVSWIRQCQDESGHKEGLQNQAPILKVSTSTQAIQHVELPYGGFGGNIGHDPHILYTLSAIQVLALFDKIDVLDAEKVSNYIAGLQNEDGSFSGDMWGEVDTRFSYIALCSLALLHRLDKINVEAAVKYIVSCKNLDGGFGCTPGAESHAGQIFCCVGALAITGALHHIDKDLLGWWLCERQVISGGLNGRPEKLPDVCYSWWVLSSLIMIDRVHWIDKKKLVQFILDCQDKENGGISDRPDDAVDVFHTYFGVAGLSLLEYPGLKPIDPAYALPVDVVNRVFLHR
- the LOC140827742 gene encoding geranylgeranyl transferase type-2 subunit beta 1-like isoform X2; translated protein: MEHLRLNGAYWGLAALDIMGKLDAVDQDEVVSWIRQCQDESGHKEGLQNQAPILKVSTSTQAIQHVELPYGGFGGNIGHDPHILYTLSAIQVLALFDKIDVLDAEKVSNYIAGLQNEDGSFSGDMWGEVDTRFSYIALCSLALLHRLDKINVEAAVKYIVSCKNLDGGFGCTPGAESHAGQIFCCVGALAITGALHHIDKDLLGWWLCERQVISGGLNGRPEKLPDVCYSWWVLSSLIMIDRVHWIDKKKLVQFILDCQDKENGGISDRPDDAVDVFHTYFGVAGLSLLEYPGLKPIDPAYALPVDVVNRVFLHR
- the LOC140827742 gene encoding geranylgeranyl transferase type-2 subunit beta 1-like isoform X4, which translates into the protein MEHLRLNGAYWGLAALDIMGKLDAVDQDEVVSWIRQCQDESGGFGGNIGHDPHILYTLSAIQVLALFDKIDVLDAEKVSNYIAGLQNEDGSFSGDMWGEVDTRFSYIALCSLALLHRLDKINVEAAVKYIVSCKNLDGGFGCTPGAESHAGQIFCCVGALAITGALHHIDKDLLGWWLCERQVISGGLNGRPEKLPDVCYSWWVLSSLIMIDRVHWIDKKKLVQFILDCQDKENGGISDRPDDAVDVFHTYFGVAGLSLLEYPGLKPIDPAYALPVDVVNRVFLHR
- the LOC140827742 gene encoding geranylgeranyl transferase type-2 subunit beta 1-like isoform X3, which encodes MGELNIENHARYILSVEKKKDSFESVVMEHLRLNGAYWGLAALDIMGKLDAVDQDEVVSWIRQCQDESGGFGGNIGHDPHILYTLSAIQVLALFDKIDVLDAEKVSNYIAGLQNEDGSFSGDMWGEVDTRFSYIALCSLALLHRLDKINVEAAVKYIVSCKNLDGGFGCTPGAESHAGQIFCCVGALAITGALHHIDKDLLGWWLCERQVISGGLNGRPEKLPDVCYSWWVLSSLIMIDRVHWIDKKKLVQFILDCQDKENGGISDRPDDAVDVFHTYFGVAGLSLLEYPGLKPIDPAYALPVDVVNRVFLHR